A single region of the Quadrisphaera setariae genome encodes:
- a CDS encoding response regulator transcription factor, with protein sequence MEHGNDAVVHLRRSAATVLEDRPVVALGLETAMADVPDTAGVVLVGRVPQQLEAVSAAAARGQHVVVLLDDADRTADAAAALDAGARGIALTSGTIAELTDVVRSAVHGRVAVASAVATRLEALQQLRSAFTGRELEVLALYATGLPAKSVARRMGVGLETVKTYVKRLRTKAEPLGIPTTTRMELVDLARRLDLL encoded by the coding sequence GTGGAGCACGGGAACGACGCGGTGGTGCACCTGCGACGAAGTGCTGCGACGGTCCTCGAGGACCGTCCGGTCGTGGCGCTGGGTCTGGAGACCGCCATGGCGGACGTGCCCGACACCGCGGGCGTGGTGCTGGTCGGACGGGTGCCGCAGCAGCTGGAGGCCGTCTCGGCCGCCGCCGCGCGCGGGCAGCACGTGGTGGTGCTCCTCGACGACGCCGACAGGACCGCTGACGCGGCTGCCGCCCTCGACGCCGGCGCTCGCGGCATCGCGCTCACCAGCGGGACCATCGCGGAGCTGACGGACGTGGTCAGGTCCGCGGTGCACGGGCGCGTGGCGGTGGCGTCCGCCGTGGCGACGCGGCTCGAGGCGCTGCAGCAGCTGCGGTCGGCGTTCACCGGGCGGGAGCTGGAGGTGCTCGCGCTGTACGCGACGGGGCTGCCGGCGAAGTCGGTGGCGCGGCGGATGGGCGTGGGCCTGGAGACGGTGAAGACGTACGTGAAGCGGCTGCGCACCAAGGCCGAGCCGCTGGGCATCCCCACGACCACCCGCATGGAGCTGGTGGACCTCGCGCGTCGCCTCGACCTCCTCTGA
- a CDS encoding endonuclease/exonuclease/phosphatase family protein, translated as MRRATTWAWASSVAVVVVAAALFAAPRVGAERWQVIAAALPARGALGVAFALALVVVVVLLVRRTWSPRVAVPVAVALAVATGLHLPVMLERGVVGEPVAAPATGQLRVLEWNTNGDLVTPDVVAQLAAEQAADVVVLPQVELHSGSDYRRAFAAAGVTLMRVNRHSATTQVAVWMAPQLARHYASEPGPDPVKTVELHSDTPSLPTVLALHAPWPVGGRLAGWREDVDWVASECSSGDPVLVAGDFNASTDDFGGPSLGQCEDAATLRRSAGVGTWRTHLPSLVAMPIDHVMVTPSVGTVTSFTVLSNEDWSGARHRPTMTVVARGG; from the coding sequence ATGCGGAGAGCGACGACCTGGGCGTGGGCCTCCTCGGTCGCCGTCGTGGTCGTCGCGGCCGCGCTGTTCGCGGCGCCGCGGGTGGGCGCCGAGAGGTGGCAGGTCATCGCCGCCGCGCTGCCGGCGCGCGGCGCGCTGGGGGTGGCGTTCGCGCTGGCGCTCGTCGTCGTCGTGGTGCTGCTGGTCAGGCGCACCTGGTCACCGCGGGTGGCCGTGCCGGTGGCGGTGGCCCTCGCCGTGGCCACGGGCCTGCACCTGCCGGTGATGCTGGAGCGCGGGGTGGTCGGCGAGCCGGTCGCGGCGCCGGCCACAGGGCAGCTGCGGGTGCTGGAGTGGAACACCAACGGAGACCTGGTCACCCCGGACGTCGTGGCGCAGCTGGCCGCGGAGCAGGCGGCCGACGTCGTCGTCCTGCCCCAGGTCGAGCTGCACTCCGGCAGCGACTACCGGCGCGCGTTCGCCGCGGCGGGCGTGACGCTCATGCGCGTCAACCGGCACTCGGCCACCACGCAGGTGGCGGTGTGGATGGCCCCGCAGCTGGCCAGGCACTACGCGTCGGAGCCGGGCCCGGACCCGGTGAAGACCGTGGAGCTGCACTCGGACACCCCGTCGCTGCCGACGGTGCTGGCGCTGCACGCGCCGTGGCCGGTCGGCGGGCGGCTCGCGGGGTGGCGCGAGGACGTCGACTGGGTGGCCTCGGAGTGCTCCTCCGGAGACCCGGTGCTGGTGGCGGGTGACTTCAACGCGAGCACCGACGACTTCGGCGGTCCCTCTCTCGGTCAGTGCGAGGACGCCGCGACGCTGCGGCGCAGCGCGGGGGTGGGCACGTGGCGGACGCACCTGCCGTCGCTGGTGGCCATGCCGATCGACCACGTGATGGTGACGCCGTCAGTCGGGACGGTCACGAGCTTCACCGTGCTGAGCAACGAGGACTGGTCGGGCGCACGGCACCGGCCGACGATGACCGTGGTGGCCCGCGGCGGCTGA
- a CDS encoding ATP-binding protein, which produces MGQAGAFIGRRGQLDELQHLLDVVRAGGERPGRALLVRGRRRVGKSRLVEEFLQRTGVPHIYFTASQQRPDLELRLFAEEVAASSLPGAELFADVTPGSWEAALGLVAGALPTDGPAVVVIDELPYLTGAEPALEGTLQKVFDRVLSRRQVLLVGIGSDLAMMEALNAYGRPFHQRATELVVPPLSPAEVGEMLGLEAADAIDAQLMTGGLPMVCEEWRSGLTLWEHLEEALARSTSALVVSGERSLAAEFPSDVQARRVLSTIGAGERTFSAIGQKAGGLQAASLQRSLELLQDKRVVAADVPLSTKASREKRYRVADPHLRFWLAFLGPHLAEVERGRGDLVIERIRSSWPSWRGRAVEPLVRESLARLDVEHRGGADGVVGGYWTRSNDVEVDLVLADRAPVAERVMAVGSVKWLERQPFDDHDLAELVRARERVPGASSATPLLVVSRAGNRVPGVATTIGPEQLVDAWR; this is translated from the coding sequence GTGGGTCAAGCAGGGGCGTTCATCGGTCGGCGTGGACAGCTCGACGAGCTGCAGCACCTCCTGGACGTCGTCAGGGCCGGAGGAGAACGGCCCGGGCGAGCGCTGCTGGTGCGAGGGCGTCGTCGCGTGGGCAAGTCACGGCTGGTGGAGGAGTTCCTCCAGAGGACCGGGGTGCCCCACATCTACTTCACCGCCTCCCAGCAGCGCCCTGACCTGGAGCTGCGGCTCTTCGCGGAGGAGGTGGCGGCGTCGTCGTTGCCTGGCGCTGAGCTCTTCGCCGATGTGACGCCCGGGTCGTGGGAAGCCGCGCTCGGCCTGGTGGCCGGGGCGTTGCCGACCGACGGCCCCGCCGTCGTCGTCATCGACGAGCTGCCGTACCTGACCGGCGCGGAGCCGGCGCTGGAGGGCACGCTGCAGAAGGTCTTCGACAGGGTGCTGTCCCGGCGGCAGGTGCTGCTCGTGGGGATCGGGTCCGACCTGGCGATGATGGAGGCGCTCAACGCCTACGGACGCCCGTTCCACCAGCGGGCCACGGAGCTGGTGGTGCCGCCGCTGAGCCCGGCGGAGGTCGGCGAGATGCTCGGCCTCGAGGCCGCAGACGCGATCGACGCGCAGCTGATGACGGGTGGGCTGCCGATGGTCTGCGAGGAGTGGCGATCGGGCCTGACGCTGTGGGAGCACCTCGAGGAGGCGCTGGCCAGGTCGACGTCGGCGCTGGTGGTCAGCGGGGAGAGGTCGCTCGCGGCTGAGTTCCCCTCCGACGTCCAGGCTCGCAGGGTGCTCAGCACGATCGGTGCGGGGGAGCGGACCTTCTCGGCGATCGGCCAGAAGGCAGGAGGTCTGCAGGCGGCGTCGTTGCAGCGCTCGCTGGAGCTGCTGCAGGACAAGCGCGTGGTCGCTGCGGACGTACCGCTGTCCACGAAGGCGTCGCGGGAGAAGCGCTACCGCGTGGCCGATCCCCACCTGCGGTTCTGGCTCGCCTTCCTCGGGCCCCACCTGGCGGAGGTCGAGAGGGGCAGGGGAGACCTGGTGATCGAACGCATCCGGTCGTCGTGGCCGTCGTGGCGCGGCCGTGCGGTGGAACCGCTGGTCAGGGAGTCCCTGGCGCGCCTGGACGTCGAGCACCGCGGCGGCGCTGACGGGGTGGTCGGTGGCTACTGGACGCGCAGCAACGACGTCGAGGTGGACCTGGTGCTGGCTGACCGCGCTCCGGTTGCAGAGCGCGTCATGGCTGTGGGGTCGGTGAAGTGGCTGGAGCGGCAACCCTTCGACGATCACGACCTCGCTGAGCTGGTCCGCGCACGCGAGCGCGTGCCGGGGGCGTCCAGCGCCACCCCGCTGCTCGTGGTGAGCCGGGCCGGCAACCGCGTGCCGGGGGTGGCGACGACGATCGGGCCTGAGCAGCTGGTCGACGCCTGGCGCTGA
- a CDS encoding nucleotidyltransferase family protein, translated as MSVLDVEVVVDWRSPLSVLFPPVQGAVLFALWSRPVPLTGRAVHLQAGVGSYPGTLNALARLVEHGLVSARDVGRATEYVLNTEHVLYPVVDAAMGTYRPRAELDRRLLDLLRSALGSGARATTVAYFGSYARGEATASSDIDLLLVLPEAFGPAEEDALLEDLEAAVRRWTGNQLQVYATRPSGLARAVEAGDPIIDSWDTEAQMLAGPDLRRRLRALRSAVS; from the coding sequence GTGTCAGTGCTTGATGTGGAGGTGGTCGTGGACTGGCGCTCGCCGTTGTCAGTGCTCTTCCCGCCCGTGCAGGGGGCAGTCCTGTTCGCGCTGTGGAGCCGGCCGGTCCCGCTGACAGGACGTGCGGTGCACCTGCAGGCCGGTGTGGGTTCCTACCCAGGAACGCTCAACGCGCTGGCGAGGCTCGTCGAGCACGGGCTCGTCTCTGCGCGCGACGTCGGGCGCGCTACGGAGTACGTGTTGAACACCGAGCACGTCCTCTACCCCGTGGTCGACGCAGCGATGGGCACGTACCGGCCCAGGGCTGAGCTCGACCGTCGACTTCTCGACCTCCTCCGCAGCGCTCTGGGGTCGGGGGCCCGCGCGACCACGGTCGCCTACTTCGGTTCCTACGCCCGGGGGGAGGCCACGGCCAGCAGCGACATCGACCTGCTCCTGGTGCTGCCTGAGGCGTTCGGGCCCGCTGAGGAAGATGCGCTGCTGGAGGACCTCGAGGCGGCGGTCCGGCGGTGGACGGGCAACCAGCTGCAGGTGTACGCCACCCGGCCATCAGGTCTCGCGCGGGCCGTCGAGGCAGGTGATCCGATCATCGACAGCTGGGACACTGAGGCCCAGATGCTGGCTGGGCCTGACCTGAGGCGCCGGCTGAGGGCGCTGAGGAGCGCGGTCTCGTGA
- a CDS encoding ISAs1 family transposase, with the protein MPGRLAAAVTDHLSSATPPGRAEQLPCLREALAALPDPRRARGVRHELLVVLVLACCAVLAGNSSYVAIAEWVTDSGPAVLDAVGWGTLATGRPLPCESTIRRLLNSIDAPALEAALCSWAARRLAGQRRLDPTRRLLPRAERTRVIALDGKTRRGSAQRGAPEADAIAAAGGGRVHLVAALDVEAGVVLGQAACDMVAGKGEEIATAASVLSDLRQRGLLAGAVVTMDALHTQRSQADYLHDAGADWIFTVKGNQPTLQARLKALNWADVPVGDRIRDVGHGRRETRTVYVMSIENIPDRDRYGVVEFFPHAAQAIKLIRRVRRRDGRWHTETVYAIPSLTYRDAHPGLLAAWIRGHWRIENSLHWVRDVTFGEDTSQVRVGSGPQVLSALANLAISALRLEGAVNIAAELRRHARDPLRTLVTFGLT; encoded by the coding sequence CTGCCTGGCCGTCTCGCCGCCGCCGTCACCGACCACCTCTCATCCGCAACGCCACCAGGCCGCGCTGAACAGCTGCCCTGCCTACGCGAAGCGTTGGCCGCTCTACCTGACCCACGGCGTGCTCGCGGGGTTCGCCACGAGCTGCTCGTCGTCCTGGTGCTGGCGTGCTGCGCGGTCCTGGCCGGGAACTCCTCCTACGTCGCCATCGCCGAGTGGGTCACCGACAGCGGCCCGGCGGTCCTGGACGCCGTGGGCTGGGGCACGCTCGCCACCGGGCGGCCTCTGCCGTGCGAGTCCACGATCCGCAGGCTCCTGAACAGCATCGATGCCCCCGCGCTGGAAGCCGCGCTGTGCTCCTGGGCCGCCCGACGCCTGGCGGGTCAGCGCCGCCTGGACCCCACACGGCGCCTCCTGCCTCGCGCCGAACGGACCCGCGTCATCGCGTTGGACGGCAAGACCCGCCGAGGCTCAGCGCAGCGCGGCGCCCCCGAAGCCGACGCCATCGCCGCCGCAGGCGGCGGACGCGTGCACCTGGTCGCGGCTCTGGACGTGGAAGCCGGTGTCGTCCTGGGCCAGGCCGCCTGCGACATGGTCGCGGGCAAGGGCGAAGAGATCGCCACCGCCGCGTCGGTCCTGAGCGACCTGCGCCAACGAGGACTGCTCGCCGGTGCGGTCGTGACGATGGACGCCCTCCACACCCAGCGCTCTCAAGCCGACTACCTGCACGACGCAGGCGCGGACTGGATCTTCACTGTGAAGGGGAACCAGCCCACCCTGCAGGCTCGACTGAAGGCGCTGAACTGGGCTGATGTGCCCGTCGGGGACCGGATCCGCGACGTCGGCCACGGCCGCCGCGAGACCCGCACGGTGTACGTGATGAGCATCGAGAACATCCCCGACCGCGACCGCTACGGCGTGGTCGAGTTCTTCCCCCACGCCGCCCAGGCGATCAAGCTGATCCGCCGGGTCCGTCGTCGTGATGGGCGCTGGCACACCGAGACGGTGTATGCGATCCCGTCCTTGACATACCGAGACGCTCACCCTGGGTTGCTGGCGGCCTGGATCCGTGGGCACTGGCGCATCGAGAACAGCCTGCACTGGGTGCGTGACGTGACCTTTGGGGAGGACACCAGTCAGGTCCGCGTCGGGTCCGGTCCGCAGGTGCTGTCGGCGTTGGCGAACCTGGCGATCAGCGCGTTGAGGCTGGAGGGGGCGGTGAATATCGCCGCAGAGCTACGCCGTCATGCGCGAGATCCACTCCGGACGCTGGTCACCTTCGGGCTGACATGA